ATGGCTTCCACCTGCTTGCTGTGCGCTGTGCCCGCCTCACCCCGGTTACTGAGGTTGGCACTGCCGAGCCACAAGACGCCCTGCTGGTTATACTCGCGGGCGTAGACCTTGGCGTGAAGGGTGGGCATGCGCCTGACCTCCACACCCCACTCCAAGTACGCCTTGACTGCGCTCACGTCTGACAGGCCTCTCAGAAAGTCCTCGGCACATCCACGGATGAGCAGTCGGTCCCCCCTCTGTACGCTGCCAAGCAAATCGGCATGCCGCGTCGTGAGCCAGGGTGAGAACAGCCACCGTCGGCCCGGCCCATCCAAGTCTGGCACGGCGGCCCGCCAGCCTTCAGCAATACGAATCAGGTCAGATGCAGGCTTGGCTACGCTATGGCCTGCCGGGACGAGAACCGTGTCGAAGAGACTTTGCTGGTCACTCATGCTTGCTTGAGTTCATATCACAGGGGTTGTTGAAACGGCTCGCATAATGCAGGTCAAGGACTCGGTGCAGGAGTTAATGTGGGACATGCTAAAAAACGATGACTGGTTCACACTGGCACAATGAGTCTTGTGCGGGGATTATTACGCCTGGTCACATCAACTCGTTGTGGACTGGGGCGTCCGTCGTGACTATCAGTGCCCAGCAGCTTCGTTCCCTCATTGTGACCTTTCCAAATCGCCAGCCGTTAACCGCCGTGGCCATCCAGGAACGGCTTGATGGGGGATGGTCAGACGAACAGGCTCACCTTGATGGCTGGCTCGCTGAGTATGACGACCCTGGGTATTACAACCGGGCTGGGCATAACTATGATGCAAAGTACTTCTACAACCATTTTCAGGACGGATATGGTCTCATGTGGCTGGCTGAAGCTGTAGGCGTTGACCGGTCAGTATTGGAGCAGGGTGCCAGCGCTATGTGGGGGTGTTTTAAGGAAGCTGCTACCAAGCGCAAAGTGAGGAGTTTCACGAGTCAGACAGGGAAGCGACTGATGACCCGCTCGTACTCCTTCTGTGCTTCGCCCAGAGCGAGCCGCGAATACACTTCCAAAGACTGGCGTGAACTATGTCCGCTGTAGGGCTGGATCAGAGCATCATCAATGCCCTGTTTTTTCAACCAGGTCAGCAGATAGTGTCTAAGCTTATGGGGGCTGATGTTGCGCTCAATCCCGGCCTCCGCGGTGTAGCGCTCCAGCATCCGGCGGATGCCCCGGTCACTGTAATGCCGTTTCCACGACGACTCAAACAGGTAATTGCCGCCCCGCTGCTTGCGGTGTTCGATGTGCAGCGCAAGTGTTTCCCTGAAGCCCAGCGGGAACGGCACAATTCGATCCTTGCTTCCCTTCCCCAGATTCACCCTCATTTGGCAAGCCTCTAAGTCAACGTCGTTTAGCCTGATTGCCACCAGTTCCGACACACGAACACCTGTGTACAAGAAGGTTTTGATCAAGACCAAGTCAGCGGTGCGGCGCGTGCGCCACACCGCCTGATACAGCACACGCACTTGTTCTTCAGTCGGCACCCAAGGTAAGCGTCGTGAGGATGTCGGCACTTCCACTTCCAGTTCCGCCCTCAGGTGTCTGAAAACGTCTTTCAGGTAGGCATAATCTGGTCGTTCCGCCCGCAGCAGTTTC
The Deinococcus fonticola genome window above contains:
- a CDS encoding tyrosine-type recombinase/integrase; this translates as QVGLIQNLWANGRRNALTPLRCWKSAGRWFYVLSHKVCQAVRPQAQTVGMTRRTSAKKKAREVAKLLRAERPDYAYLKDVFRHLRAELEVEVPTSSRRLPWVPTEEQVRVLYQAVWRTRRTADLVLIKTFLYTGVRVSELVAIRLNDVDLEACQMRVNLGKGSKDRIVPFPLGFRETLALHIEHRKQRGGNYLFESSWKRHYSDRGIRRMLERYTAEAGIERNISPHKLRHYLLTWLKKQGIDDALIQPYSGHSSRQSLEVYSRLALGEAQKEYERVISRFPV